TTAAAGACAGAATGGTCATTATTGGCAGTGAACCATGGAGGTGATTCCTAGGGGTCAGGATTGAAGCCTACTAACAAATCATTGAGGTGGTGGGGTTAAGGGTTTGAATTTTCCTGGTGCTGtacttgttctgtggataaatatgCTTCAGTGTCTATGGGCTTTAacactcctttttaaaaaaagtgagctgattttttttttgtattgacaATGTGCCATATCTCTGGGTTTTACCACATAATTTCATACAACTACAACTCCTGCTTAAAGTCCCTACTGTGTATGCACTCTGAGCTGTCTATATAGACAACTCACCAAAATCAGCCAGGGAGTACCCGATGCATGCTGTAATCAGGCCTTGCCCTGGGAGGAGTAGGATTAGGATTCTAGCCCTTTCATTGTGGTATTAACCTCAGAAAATAAATTGATTATTAGGAAGGCAATTTATCAGGGTGAATAAAAAAATCATACATGGACTGAGCAATAGGGCTCCCCTTATCTGCAGCCAAAAAAAGCTAGTGGTAGCTCAAAAATTGCCCCTTCAGATGGATCAGCTAAATTTGAGGATCCCTTATGAAATCACCCTCCTGGCCCTCCCCCAAAatctaaggccagccctgcaagTACTGCTTACATTGGGAAGTCATTAGCCCCTAGAGAAGTGTCAGTGTACTCAACAGGCTAACATCTGTTCTCTTATTACCTTGGGGAATGAATACACTGTTAATAAGTAGGGTTGTCCCTAGATTTCCATTTTAACTAGAAATCCTGAAAATGTCTACCAGGCACCTCACATTGCATGAAATTCTGTCCATTTTGGCTCAATACAACAGTCATTCCgggtgaggaggagaagggaatcTGTTTATTTTCCAAAATCAATATTTCTACACTAATTAAACATTCCAATTGTTCACATATCTTTCCACGTCTTGGGTagcattttgtctttgtttttcttcccagCAAATACATTCTCTCATGCATTTCCCACAGTACAGGAGTTTGTGTTCCAGAAGATAGGTACAATGTGCGTACATGTGTGGGGTATATATCATAATATGAGATCCTCACCACGATGGCTGAATGCTGAAATCTGCATGGCAAGTTAAGTTGACCAGATGCTATATACTTCCAGCAGTGCTAGATGGAAAAACATCTTTGACCAGCTCTCATTCCCAGGATTTCATTTGAATCTTGGCAGattttggggagaggagaaagttGCCTTCTGTTCTGTACAgaacagaatttttcattttctattacaTAAGGGGCAGACAGGACTGTAGTACAAATGGGGataaggatggtccagtggttagtaCTAACCTAATCCTCAGGAGGCCTAAGTTCagctccctgctttgccacagattccctgtgggtctgtctacacagcaaaaaactCTATAGCGGTGATTCTCAAAGCATGGGTCTACGGATTTGGGTGTGTGCTAAAAGTGGGTGTTCTAAGTTGGGCTTTGAAGctcctgggcttcagagcctgagcatcTACAGGGCTATTTTTAGCTTGAGTCTGCCAACCTGGACTCTAAGACTCACTGATGTAGGttttttccctgtgtagacatcagggctggctccaggatttttgccgccccaagcagcaaaaaaaaaaaaaaaaacaaaacccaaaaaaacccaaccccccgCCACGATCATGACCTTCAGCTCTACTGCCGCCACTTCaatctttggcagcaattcggtggctggtctTTAGCTCCGAGAGGggctgagggacccaccgccaaattgcccgttaagacccggacgtgccgcccctcaccattggccgccccaagcagctgcttgctgggctggtgcctggagctggccgtGGTAGACATACCCTCAACCTTGGGCAAGACatataggcccagatccacaaaggtatttaggtattgaaatcaatggaagttaggcacctaaatacctttgaggatttgggcctttgactccatctataaaatggggataatagcactgacCTGCCTCACTGAGATGTTGGGAGgacaaatgcattaaagattgtgaggcgcaCAGAGACTGCAGTTGTGCGGCCATGCAAGTACTGAAGAGAGTGAATGTAATGTCTGATTACACATCAGCTGGCTCTCTTTTGCTAGACCAGAACTCAAGGCACGTGCTTTCCTCCAAACGTAGACAGTGTTTAGACCTTGGAAGGATCTGTCCACTCAGTACTGGATCGCTATGGCAGCAGTAATGGAGATGTTTTCACTTCACAGCTCCATACTAGAGGCCTtatagggtctgtctacactgcagctgggggtgagCCAGGCTTGaaaacctgagctccagcccatgCCGCAATGTCCACGTGTTTACTTTTAGCGTGTTCACTCGAGCCTCGCTAGTGAAAGTCTGTCTACCCAGAGGCTCGCtaccagctgcagtgtagacagacccataCAGGGCCTAATTTTGAGCCTGGCTGCCTGGCCACGCAGAGGAGTAAAGTAGAACAAGGAGCTTCCTCACTTCCCAGTGCAGGCTACTTGCATTGCCAGAGCcggcagggaagggggaggaggctggTGGGGTGCTATTCTCGCACAGGTTTGCACGTTGTGGGGAGAAGTCAGAGTCTTAGCTTCTTCCACCCccaaccagccagccagcatAATAGATCCATCACTGAGAGGAAAGTAATCAGCACTAGCAAATGGGCTGGCATGGACCACTGCCCCCAAGAAGCAAGGAGAAAGCAAAGACCAGCTTGGACTCTCCAAGTCTGGTTTCCTGTACTGCTTCTGGGGCAACATAACCACGTACTGCCTCTCACTCAGGTTGGATTATCAGGTTACAATCCAGTCCATAGAAAGCCATTGGCAACAAAACTCCTTGGTAAAAATGCACCCCATTTTTTTGTAACCAAGCAGCATTTTTATGTGTTTATATATTTGTTGCACAACTAAGTATTAAATCAAACATGGGAGAAAATATAACCGAATACAACCCTCTCATGCTACTTGTGGAAGCATATTATCTTCCATTATAAATGTGGTTGTCTTACCTGGTATTCCAAGTGTTATTTATTACCTACcagatcttttttttcttttatagtctCCAAAAAAGGCAAAGAAGAAGATAGAAGGAGGTGGTTCCAATGTATTCTCCATGTTCGATCAAACACAGATTCAGGAGTTTAAAGAGGTGGGCCAACTTTGTTATCCTGTACTGCTGGGTTATACATTCTCCCATCACTACTTAGAATTGTTTTGCAATCGTTACTTTGTTCATCTGCTTTAATAAAATACACAGTTGTTTTCTGAATCGTCTTAGTGGTTTTCGCTGATAACATTTTACTTGTGCACTTTTatgaatctttctttctttctttctttcttcaaaatCTAGGTGTTACACATTATTTAAAACCCTACAAAGctcaatacaaaaaaaattactatacAATTCACTCAGAAAAGcatttgagcacatgcttaaggcTATTCACATTCAAGACatcatttaagcatatgcttaactttaagcatgtatttCAATGCTGGGATACTTTCCTTAACTGGGGCTTTAATTAATGGATAGTTCCATAATAACCTCCTTTTTCTAACAACCCAACTTCCAAACCAAACCCCACAAAACCCTCAACCTACCTCTTCCCAAATGCCCACAAAAATAAGGACTTTACAGTGATGCACATAAGGTTAACTAATTCAGGCTCCTGCAGATCAAGGAAAGTCTGGGGTTAACTATGTATTGTTGATTCCTTGATCAGTTATCTGTGCAGAATCAAAACTAATGACTCGGGCATAAGAGCTGAATGAATAATGAATGATGGATAATTTGCTTGATGTATTTAGGCTATTTTTCTGCTTCTGGAATGTCCATTAGCACATCACAGTTTCCTCAGATTCgtcattttaaattattcattgcTTTCCCTGCCCCGCCACAACTTCCCTTAACTTTGTGTATTCACTACAAGTCATTTTGTACGTTCATTCTTTGAGCTGTGTTGAGTAGCTCTAGATGGTCAGATAAGATGTATCCtatcatttctgttccctgactgaacAAAAGCACTTCCAGGGTATGAACATATACAATTCATGGAAAGTGAATGTTAAAGCCACGTATATGAAATACATCAAGTAAATTATAGTCAATGTGTGTCAATAAACAAGGTGACATCAGAGATGGTTCAAGATACAGTACCATGGAAATGGACACAAAGATAGGTAGAGAGATAGAGGCAAGGCGGGTGAGGCAAATTTCTTTTATTGAACCTACttttgttggtggaagggacaagcttttgagcttcacagaactCTCTGCAGATCTGGGGAAGGAAACCAGAGCTAAACACAAGTTGGGACAAATTGTTAAGGAGAAGGAGATAACACGTGGtgggagaccacttaaaatgaagttggCAATTCAAGGTAAGAGTATTAAGCAAAAGGGTTTACATATGCTGTACGAGCCTACTTAAAATGGAGTGGCGAATTCATGGTAAGCAGGCAATGGGATGTTACGAATTGTAATGAGCcttaaaaccagtgtctctgagTCTATGGTTTTGAGTGTCtggcagagttatgaatttaagctcccaggcttacTTTTTGAagggttgtgcaggtttcctttgaggatgagtacCAAAAGGTCGGATCAGGAGCGATTGCTTCATAAAAAGTGTTCATCCATGGATgaaatggtgtttttgtcttttatcattttaatgtgCGAGTTCAtctgagagtgtagtgattgtccgGTTTTACCCACATAGTCAttattggggcatttgatgcCCTGGATGAGGTACATCTCATATTCATGCCTACATAGGCATGTAGAACACATGAACCTTGAAAGGTGTGTTTGAGGagatgttgatcattgtagcatggagatatgtctgcagattttgaatctcttgttctggcagggtctggtaccactttgagttggtgggtcctggtctgtggggagcttgcttatGATGATCAGCTTGGTGAGACTGGGGAAtcatttgaaggccagaagaatgGGTTTGGGaaacatttatttcaggatgtgAGCCCCATCCAacatgggttgtaattgtttgataaTACACCATATATATTCCAGtctggggtggtaggtgacaactagaggTGTGCAgtcaatggtttttttttttttggattgaagCATATTCTCCCAGGGTACTTGGGTGTCCCTTTCCATGGTGTGATCTACTTCACTGGCAGAGTGTCCTTGTTTAGTGAAGGCTGTTTTAAGTGTGTTTAGTTGTGTATCCCAGACTTCCTCTTCAGAGCAAATTCTGTGGTATCCAAATGCCTGGGTGTGGACAACAAATTATTTTGTGTGTCTAGGGTGCATTTGTGGAGgtaagtgtggtgatctgtgggtttcttgtatatagtctTTTGTAGGATTCCACTGCTGAAGCTAGTCATGATGTCCAGGAAGTTGGTGGTGTGGAAGTGTTCTAGAAtgagtttgatggatgggtgcTGGTGGTTGAAGTTATGGCGGAGATGAAAATATCCTTGATGTATGTCAGGCATATCATTGGTTTTGGGGTGCATTTTTCCAGAAAGTCTTCTCtgaggtggcccatgaagaggttggcatattggggagccatcttAGTATCCATGGCTGTTCCCATAGCTTGTACAATGTGTTTGTTCTTAAGTGTGAAGCTGTTGTGAGCGAAGATGAAATCAATGAGTTTGGTGATACATTTAGAGGGATATGTGAGTGCTGTACATTATCCTGTAAGCATTTGAGGCAGGTAGCAATGCCACAATGGTAAGGGATGTAGGTGTAGAAGCAGATGACATCAatggtggcaaggatggtgttcttGAGAAGGCTGTTAATGTTGTGGCgtttctggaggaagttggtAGTGTCTTGGGGGAAGCTGGCCTATTGTGTGCGGAGTGATTTGAGGATGATTTCTATGAATACTGAGATTCCTCCAGTAAGAGTGCTGTAGGCAGATATTATGAATCTGCCTGAGTTCCCTTGATTGTGTATCTTTGGGAAGCATTTAGAAGGTCcctgggatggatggatggatggagggatggatagatagattgATACTACTTTCAGAGATATTATTGGTTCTTCCAACATTCCCATTGTAAGCTCAGGAAAATATCTCTCAAATCATTAAAATCTTTCAAAGTAtaagaaaattttaaattatgaCCGTTGTATGTatgtaggtaggtaggtaggtagataggCATATTTAATGATGAATGGGAAAGAGGTTAAAGTTCCGAAATTGTGTGTTGGCTAAAAACTACAAAACAACAAGTGTATTTTTCTGCAAACTGTTGAGAATTGCCTGACAGGAGATATTTTAAGGTCAACATACTGAGGTCACTCAGAGAAAAATTAGACCACAGCCTGAAGGACACAGTGTGATGGAAAAGGCAACAAGCCTGGGTTGAATAAATAACACATCAAAGTAGAGATTTCTGAGTTTTCTTActtcacttttgtatttttatttcctctATGAGATTTTGAGGCTTCCCTGTTAGCCTCCACAGAACTTTGATTTTAACTCAGCACCAGTTTGTGATGTTGAGTATCagggggtagtcatgttagtctgtttccacaaaaacaacaaggagcccaGTGATatcttaaagattaacagatttatttgggcataagattttgtggctaaaaatcctcacttctacagatgcatctgaagaagtggggtttttacctacgaaagcttatgcccagataaatctgtttgtctttcaggtaccaccagactccttgttgagTTTGTGGTGGCCACTCTTGTTAATTGTCTTACAGCTTGTTCTAGCTGCACAGGACAATGTGATATAGGCAGGGGTACACAACCCATGTAACAGCCTCCGTGGCAGCTGTGACTACAGCTTCCCTAATTCAAGCTTTCACGGGTTAAAGCCTGAATGGCTGGCTGGATCTAACAGCACTGGCATAGACCCAACTCCATGCTGCGCCTAGTGTTAATTTAGTAAGAAGAAGTTTGGGTGGGTTTAATTAAATCTCTTGCCAAGAAACATTAACGTGTTGAAAGTAAGTAATGCAAAATAACGCTGTATGTTGTAGATTAATAAAGGAAAGATAAATGTTCCCCTCTCTAACTCAGATATAATACCACATTGATGAGTATCAGGATTTACAGTGGGACATCAAGAGGCAATGGTAACATAATGCCCCTTTTCTTTTAATAGGCTTTTACCATCATGGATCAGAATAGAGATGGCTTCATTGACAAAGCAGACCTGAGAGATACATTTGCTGCATTGGGtgagtaaacaaacaaacaaacaaataaataaataaataaataaaattacactAAATGCAATTTAGATTTCAAGTGCATATGAAAGGATTATATTAAAATTAGAGCCGGATGAGTCATAAGATATGCATGAAGCTCAGAGAGCCAAAGGGAAAACCTGCCAAACCTGCTCAATCTGATCCTCCTCCTCTATGGCTGGTAGCTGCTATCTTGGCTGTCTATCTCTAGCCAGGAAGCTTACTGAGCAGCCCCTTTCAAAGGCTAAATGAGGACCATTCCGGGATTTGTTGGCGGGTGATAGAGAGTGATGCAGCTGACATCTTCTCCTAAGAGACTGATCTCCCCCCATCAACCCTTTCATAATTAGCCCACCCAAGTAGGGGTTCGTGCCAGGCATTTCTGATTTGCCTTTTTATCCAGGCTTCTTGAGCTGCACCTTTTTCATCTAAGAGTCATGTAAATATCTACCAATTAATGCTTCTGTCATGGACCAGCCGCCATCCTTCCCATGCCAACATGGGAACTTAATGTGAAGGTCTGTTCCTCTGTGCCTAGATTGGAATGTGCGTGTCATGAGGTTAAGGAAGGCCTTTTTCAAGCCATAAGTCTAGAGCGTATTTCATGCTTTACAACATCAGGCGTTCCCATGCAATGGAAGGTCAAAAGGCTCATAAACCCAAATCTGGAGCTACATCCCTTTTGCAGTAGTTGAGGCTTGAACTGTGATGTTGGTGTCTGGGCTTTTACCATCTGGATATTATCAAGAGGAGTTAATGATTAAAATCCATAGTGCTCCCTGTGGTGGAATCAGACTTCAGCAGAGTCCATGAAAAGAGCTGCAGCTCCCTATATCTTTATAGTGATAGTGAGGAAATTTCCACCTGTAACCACTGTTACTCTGGAATGTTCATTTCCTAGGGCCAGTTTCTGATACCCTTAATTCATGTCGAATAGCACCTCACCCTTCAGCtaggcccactgaaatcaatgggactgcacACCTAGCAAGGTACGACTCCATTTGAGTAGGGCTGTCAGAATCTCAACTCTAGTCAAAGTCCTGCAAAATGGAAAGGAACAAACAGGATTACCCAAGTAATCTGTCCATTCTTATTATGATTGCATAATTACAAAACCTTCTCATGGGTGATTGTGTAATAGGATGAGGGCTGAAATTCTGGATTTCACCCGAGGTGAAAGATATTATTGCCcccatatttattattttccccTTCCATTCCTTCTTTTGTCCTTTTATCCTGTAGCCAACTCCTTCCGTTTGTTTTATGACAGTGACTTTTTGAATTACGTCTACCtaaagttgggaatgggtgaccagagatggatcactggatgattacctgctctgttcattccctctggggcacctggcattggccactgtcggaagacaggatactgggctagatggaccattggtctgacccagtcttaCCACATCATTAATATTGTCTTATGTCTTACCACATCATTAATATTGTTCTGCTGAGCCCAGACTACCACGGTGGGAAGGGGGTAGTGGGGAATCACTTCTTGAaataaaatgattatttattatgAAAAATGATCTCTACTACTACAGGTCGTTTGAATGTCAAGAATGAAGAGCTAGAAGCGATGGTGCAGGAAGCTCCAGGTGCCATTAACTTCACTATTTTCCTGTCTATGTTTGGTGAAAAACTGAAAGGTACGTACCATTGGTGGGTTAGAGAGGTATCTATCAGTGTACTTATATGGACCTCTTTGTTATAATATGAATTagggcacagaaagactaagtgagaTGCCCTAGGACACAcacaaatctgtggcagagctgagaactgaatCTTAGTAGAATGCCTTATGCACATGGCCATTCTTCATTTTTCCTACAGGTTGGAGACACATGACCCAGCCTTTGTGTGATtcatatcaatgggagttttcctgttgacttcagtgtgaccaAGTTTTGGCCCAGACACTGCTGATTAGAGGGCAAAGTGGGCTGATTTAATCTCAGTTGACTTCACTAGAGTTACAACAGAGGGGAATTTGGCCCAATCCTATATAAAAtgcaggggagggatagttcaatggtttgagcattggcctattaaacccagcattgtgagttcagtctttgagagggccatttagggatttggggcaaaaatgtatttggggattggccctgctttgagcagggggttggactagatgacctccagaggtcccttccaaccttgatattctctGAAAATACAGGGATTTCAGCCACAGGTACTAGATTCTAACTGGAAGCCAGTAATTTAGTTCAAATTTTTGCATTGTACATGGCCAAGAATTGCAGGAGAGATCCCAGTAGCTAAAATGCACTCCCAGTCATCTTCTCAATCCCCTTACAAGCTGAACACCTTTCAAAGTCCATTAAGTGTTATAGCTAGTGTTTGctgtctttctctttcctcccattTCCTCTCAAGGGGGAATATTAcgttgggattttaaaaatatatttttaattatttaatgtttgcTGTGCTATGTCTACATTACTGAAGTCAAGGTCAAAGAAGTGCTCCTTGCTCTTGGAACAGAAAGTGGTAAGGTTGGAGGTGGACTTGAACTTAATCTGGAGTAGGTCAGTAGAACCAGTAATATCTCTTAAAGTTTATCTAATCTCTCTTATCTGCCCATCACAGTGGCATGTGCATCTTTATTTCTTTAAGACAAGCCTTTAGATCCTTAGGATGTGTCAGCCCTCCAATCACAGGATATGATTGCGactaatgtagacataccctagctAGTTTTAATCTGCCTAGTTTGggtactggagcagtgaagcc
The genomic region above belongs to Chelonoidis abingdonii isolate Lonesome George chromosome 20, CheloAbing_2.0, whole genome shotgun sequence and contains:
- the MYL10 gene encoding myosin regulatory light chain 10; this translates as MSPKKAKKKIEGGGSNVFSMFDQTQIQEFKEAFTIMDQNRDGFIDKADLRDTFAALGRLNVKNEELEAMVQEAPGAINFTIFLSMFGEKLKGTDPEETILNAFKIFDPEGKGHIKADYIKEMLMTQADRFSQEEISQMFAAFPPDVSGNLDYKNLCYVITHGEEKD